The following coding sequences are from one Onychomys torridus chromosome 14, mOncTor1.1, whole genome shotgun sequence window:
- the Angel1 gene encoding protein angel homolog 1 isoform X2 yields the protein MIASCLCYLLLPAARLFRSLSDAFFTCRKNALLAKSSSPQVEGNFAMAPRGPDQEECEGLLQQWQEEGWSQALSTASEGPLADKGLAESSLALLMDNSGEQGAASEDKWSSRQLSDLRAAENLDQPFPEVPGEEPLAEVEGPLWAAVPVQTGPQYADCAVLPMGTMAAEQWEEDPAMVAWSIAPEPMLQEETSMWPFEGLEQLQPPPMEIPYHEILWREWEDFSAQPDAQGLEAGDGPQFQFTLMSYNILAQDLMQQSSELYLHCHPDILNWNYRFANLMQEFQHWDPDILCLQEVQEDHYWEQLEPSLRMMGFTCFYKRRTGCKTDGCAVCYKPTRFRLLCASPVEFFRPGLELLNRDNVGLVLLLQPLVPEGLGQVSVAPLCVANTHVLYNPRRGDVKLAQMAILLAEVDKVARLSDGSHCPIILCGDLNSVPDSPLYNFIRDGELQYNGMPAWKVSGQEDFSHQLYQRKLQAPLWPSSLGITDCCQYVTSCHPKRSERRKYGRDFLLRFRFCNIACQRPVGLVLMEGVTDTKPDRPAGWAESIFEEEIAELEPVFSRTIGTIQHCLHLTSVYTHFLPQHGRPEVTTMPLGLGMTVDYIFFSAESCENETRTDHRLDGDGTLKLLGRLSLLSEEILWAANGLPNPFYSSDHLCLLASFGMEVTAP from the exons ATGCTTTCTTTACATGTCGAAAAAATGCCCTTCTGGCGAAGAGCTCGTCCCCCCAGGTAGAGGGTAACTTTGCCATGGCCCCTCGGGGGCCTGACCAAGAGGAGTGTGAGGGCCTGCTGCAGCAGTGGCAAGAAGAAGGTTGGAGCCAGGCACTCTCTACTGCGAGTGAGGGTCCTCTTGCAGATAAGGGACTAGCTGAGAGCAGTCTGGCACTCCTGATGGATAATTCTGGAGAACAGGGTGCTGCCTCGGAGGACAAGTGGTCCAGCAGGCAGCTGAGTGACCTTCGGGCAGCAGAGAACCTGGACCAGCCTTTCCCCGAGGTGCCAGGGGAGGAGCCACTGGCCGAGGTTGAGGGCCCTTTGTGGGCAGCTGTCCCTGTGCAGACAGGGCCCCAGTATGCAGACTGTGCTGTCCTCCCAATGGGCACAATGGCTGCAGAACAATGGGAAGAGGACCCTGCAATGGTGGCCTGGAGTATAGCACCGGAGCCTATGCTCCAGGAAGAGACTTCCATGTGGCCCTTTGAAGGCCTGGAGCAGCTGCAGCCTCCCCCAATGGAAATACCTTATCACG AAATCCTGTGGCGAGAATGGGAGGATTTCTCCGCGCAGCCAGATGCTCAGGGTCTGGAGGCAGGGGATGGTCCTCAGTTCCAGTTCACTCTGATGTCGTATAACATCCTGGCCCAGGATCTGATGCAGCAGAGCTCAGAGCTCTATCTGCATTGCCATCCAGATATCCTCAACTGGAATTATCGCTTTGCCAACCTCATGCAGGAATTCCAGCACTGGGACCCTGAT ATCCTGTGTCTTCAGGAAGTCCAGGAAGACCATTACTGGGAACAGCTGGAGCCCTCTCTGCGGATGATGG GCTTCACCTGTTTTTACAAGAGGAGGACTGGGTGTAAAACGGATGGCTGTGCTGTGTGCTACAAGCCCACCAGGTTCCGCCTGCTCTGTGCCAGCCCTGTGGAGTTCTTCCGACCTGGGTTGGAGCTCCTCAATCGGGACAATGTGGGCTTAGTGTTGCTGCTGCAGCCGCTAGTCCCAGAAGGTCTGGGGCAAGTCTCCGTGGCTCCCCTGTGTGTGGCAAATACCCATGTCCTGTACAACCCACGTCGGGGTGATGTCAAGCTGGCCCAGATGGCCATTCTTCTGGCCGAAGTAGACAAGGTGGCCAGGTTGTCAGATGGCAGCCACTGCCCTATCATCTTGTGTGGGGACCTGAATTCTGTCCCTGATTCACCTCTCTACAACTTCATCAGGGATGGAGAGCTCCAGTACAATGGGATGCCAGCCTGGAAG GTTTCTGGACAGGAAGACTTCTCTCATCAGCTTTACCAGAGGAAGCTGCAGGCCCCCCTGTGGCCCAGCTCCCTGGGCATCACTGATTGCTGTCAGTATGTCACCTCCTGTCATCCCAAGAGATCAG AGAGACGGAAGTATGGCCGAGACTTCCTACTACGATTCCGCTTCTGCAACATCGCTTGTCAGCGGCCAGTAGGACTGGTTCTCATGGAAGGAGTGACAGACACTAAGCCAG ATCGACCTGCTGGTTGGGCCGAGAGTATCTTTGAGGAAGAGATAGCAGAACTTGAGCCTGTCTTCTCCAG GACTATAGGCACCATCCAGCACTGCCTCCACCTGACCTCAGTATATACCCATTTCCTGCCCCAGCATGGCCGCCCAGAGGTCACAACGATGCCCTTAGGTCTTGGGATGACAGtggattacatttttttctcagccGAATCCTGTGAGAATGAGACTAGAACTG ATCACAGGCTGGATGGAGATGGGACTCTGAAGCTCCTGGGccgcctctccctcctctctgaagagATCCTCTGGGCTGCCAATGGCTTACCCAACCCCTTCTACTCTTCAGACCATCTCTGCCTGCTCGCCAGCTTCGGCATGGAAGTCACTGCCCCATGA
- the Angel1 gene encoding protein angel homolog 1 isoform X1: MIASCLCYLLLPAARLFRSLSDAFFTCRKNALLAKSSSPQVEGNFAMAPRGPDQEECEGLLQQWQEEGWSQALSTASEGPLADKGLAESSLALLMDNSGEQGAASEDKWSSRQLSDLRAAENLDQPFPEVPGEEPLAEVEGPLWAAVPVQTGPQYADCAVLPMGTMAAEQWEEDPAMVAWSIAPEPMLQEETSMWPFEGLEQLQPPPMEIPYHEILWREWEDFSAQPDAQGLEAGDGPQFQFTLMSYNILAQDLMQQSSELYLHCHPDILNWNYRFANLMQEFQHWDPDILCLQEVQEDHYWEQLEPSLRMMGFTCFYKRRTGCKTDGCAVCYKPTRFRLLCASPVEFFRPGLELLNRDNVGLVLLLQPLVPEGLGQVSVAPLCVANTHVLYNPRRGDVKLAQMAILLAEVDKVARLSDGSHCPIILCGDLNSVPDSPLYNFIRDGELQYNGMPAWKVSGQEDFSHQLYQRKLQAPLWPSSLGITDCCQYVTSCHPKRSERRKYGRDFLLRFRFCNIACQRPVGLVLMEGVTDTKPDRPAGWAESIFEEEIAELEPVFSRTIGTIQHCLHLTSVYTHFLPQHGRPEVTTMPLGLGMTVDYIFFSAESCENETRTGKPDHRLDGDGTLKLLGRLSLLSEEILWAANGLPNPFYSSDHLCLLASFGMEVTAP, from the exons ATGCTTTCTTTACATGTCGAAAAAATGCCCTTCTGGCGAAGAGCTCGTCCCCCCAGGTAGAGGGTAACTTTGCCATGGCCCCTCGGGGGCCTGACCAAGAGGAGTGTGAGGGCCTGCTGCAGCAGTGGCAAGAAGAAGGTTGGAGCCAGGCACTCTCTACTGCGAGTGAGGGTCCTCTTGCAGATAAGGGACTAGCTGAGAGCAGTCTGGCACTCCTGATGGATAATTCTGGAGAACAGGGTGCTGCCTCGGAGGACAAGTGGTCCAGCAGGCAGCTGAGTGACCTTCGGGCAGCAGAGAACCTGGACCAGCCTTTCCCCGAGGTGCCAGGGGAGGAGCCACTGGCCGAGGTTGAGGGCCCTTTGTGGGCAGCTGTCCCTGTGCAGACAGGGCCCCAGTATGCAGACTGTGCTGTCCTCCCAATGGGCACAATGGCTGCAGAACAATGGGAAGAGGACCCTGCAATGGTGGCCTGGAGTATAGCACCGGAGCCTATGCTCCAGGAAGAGACTTCCATGTGGCCCTTTGAAGGCCTGGAGCAGCTGCAGCCTCCCCCAATGGAAATACCTTATCACG AAATCCTGTGGCGAGAATGGGAGGATTTCTCCGCGCAGCCAGATGCTCAGGGTCTGGAGGCAGGGGATGGTCCTCAGTTCCAGTTCACTCTGATGTCGTATAACATCCTGGCCCAGGATCTGATGCAGCAGAGCTCAGAGCTCTATCTGCATTGCCATCCAGATATCCTCAACTGGAATTATCGCTTTGCCAACCTCATGCAGGAATTCCAGCACTGGGACCCTGAT ATCCTGTGTCTTCAGGAAGTCCAGGAAGACCATTACTGGGAACAGCTGGAGCCCTCTCTGCGGATGATGG GCTTCACCTGTTTTTACAAGAGGAGGACTGGGTGTAAAACGGATGGCTGTGCTGTGTGCTACAAGCCCACCAGGTTCCGCCTGCTCTGTGCCAGCCCTGTGGAGTTCTTCCGACCTGGGTTGGAGCTCCTCAATCGGGACAATGTGGGCTTAGTGTTGCTGCTGCAGCCGCTAGTCCCAGAAGGTCTGGGGCAAGTCTCCGTGGCTCCCCTGTGTGTGGCAAATACCCATGTCCTGTACAACCCACGTCGGGGTGATGTCAAGCTGGCCCAGATGGCCATTCTTCTGGCCGAAGTAGACAAGGTGGCCAGGTTGTCAGATGGCAGCCACTGCCCTATCATCTTGTGTGGGGACCTGAATTCTGTCCCTGATTCACCTCTCTACAACTTCATCAGGGATGGAGAGCTCCAGTACAATGGGATGCCAGCCTGGAAG GTTTCTGGACAGGAAGACTTCTCTCATCAGCTTTACCAGAGGAAGCTGCAGGCCCCCCTGTGGCCCAGCTCCCTGGGCATCACTGATTGCTGTCAGTATGTCACCTCCTGTCATCCCAAGAGATCAG AGAGACGGAAGTATGGCCGAGACTTCCTACTACGATTCCGCTTCTGCAACATCGCTTGTCAGCGGCCAGTAGGACTGGTTCTCATGGAAGGAGTGACAGACACTAAGCCAG ATCGACCTGCTGGTTGGGCCGAGAGTATCTTTGAGGAAGAGATAGCAGAACTTGAGCCTGTCTTCTCCAG GACTATAGGCACCATCCAGCACTGCCTCCACCTGACCTCAGTATATACCCATTTCCTGCCCCAGCATGGCCGCCCAGAGGTCACAACGATGCCCTTAGGTCTTGGGATGACAGtggattacatttttttctcagccGAATCCTGTGAGAATGAGACTAGAACTGGTAAGCCTG ATCACAGGCTGGATGGAGATGGGACTCTGAAGCTCCTGGGccgcctctccctcctctctgaagagATCCTCTGGGCTGCCAATGGCTTACCCAACCCCTTCTACTCTTCAGACCATCTCTGCCTGCTCGCCAGCTTCGGCATGGAAGTCACTGCCCCATGA